A window of the Arcobacter sp. LA11 genome harbors these coding sequences:
- a CDS encoding HlyD family type I secretion periplasmic adaptor subunit, giving the protein MRNEEDISFVNTLYAQENAKINGKALLLFFLIFIFFSFAIYWAYISLIDELARGEGKVIPSEKIQTIQSLDGGIISDILVSEGQIVKINQPLMKIDTTRFQASLEENKKTYYHLLITKIRLEAESQIDISKTIPELKFSKEILLEAKVFANDDQNLFRKRIEELKSTVRILDGQYKQKKQELIETKSKSYQLSRSLKILAEERDTIAKLVARRSRSNVDLLKLKKEYSQLDGELRSTRLSIPRLQFAIQEARNRKEEKVKIFKSEVLNELQKINTEIKKYESKLVSDEDKLSKTILNSPVNGIIKQINVNTVGGVIKSGMDLIEIVPSSEILLVEAKIDPKDIAFINPKQEAIVKITAYDFSIYGGLEGKIVEISADSIKDKESKDDKSYYKVVVKTTKNYLEKNGEKLPIIPGMIASVDIKTGKKTILDFILKPILKTKENALHER; this is encoded by the coding sequence ATGAGAAATGAAGAAGACATAAGTTTTGTAAATACACTTTACGCTCAAGAAAATGCAAAAATAAATGGAAAAGCTTTACTTTTATTCTTTTTAATATTTATTTTTTTTTCTTTTGCAATTTATTGGGCATATATTTCTCTTATAGATGAATTAGCAAGAGGTGAAGGTAAAGTAATACCTTCTGAAAAGATACAGACTATTCAGAGTTTAGATGGTGGTATAATCTCAGATATCTTAGTTAGTGAAGGTCAAATAGTAAAAATAAACCAACCTCTAATGAAAATTGATACTACAAGGTTTCAGGCTTCACTTGAAGAGAATAAAAAGACATATTATCATTTACTTATTACAAAAATTAGACTAGAAGCCGAATCTCAAATAGATATTTCTAAAACTATACCAGAACTTAAATTTTCCAAAGAAATTCTTTTAGAAGCAAAAGTTTTTGCAAATGATGATCAGAATCTTTTTAGGAAAAGAATAGAAGAACTAAAAAGTACAGTTAGAATTCTAGATGGACAATATAAACAGAAAAAGCAAGAACTTATAGAGACAAAAAGTAAAAGTTATCAGTTAAGTAGAAGTTTAAAGATCCTTGCAGAAGAAAGAGATACTATTGCAAAATTAGTTGCAAGAAGATCTAGGTCGAATGTTGATTTATTAAAATTAAAAAAAGAATATAGTCAGCTTGATGGAGAATTAAGATCAACTAGATTATCCATTCCAAGACTTCAATTTGCAATACAAGAAGCTAGAAATAGAAAAGAAGAAAAAGTAAAAATTTTTAAATCTGAAGTTTTAAATGAACTTCAAAAAATAAATACAGAAATAAAGAAATATGAATCTAAACTTGTTTCAGACGAAGACAAATTATCAAAAACAATTCTAAATTCACCTGTAAATGGGATTATAAAACAAATTAATGTTAATACTGTTGGTGGTGTAATTAAATCAGGTATGGATTTAATTGAAATTGTTCCTTCTAGTGAAATTTTACTTGTTGAAGCAAAAATTGATCCTAAAGATATTGCATTTATTAATCCTAAACAAGAAGCTATTGTAAAGATTACGGCATATGATTTCTCTATATATGGTGGATTAGAAGGTAAAATTGTTGAAATTTCTGCAGATAGTATTAAAGATAAAGAATCAAAAGATGATAAAAGTTATTATAAAGTAGTTGTAAAAACTACGAAAAACTATTTAGAAAAAAATGGAGAAAAATTACCAATTATACCAGGTATGATTGCTTCAGTAGATATTAAAACAGGAAAGAAAACTATCTTAGATTTTATATTAAAACCTATTTTGAAAACAAAAGAAAATGCATTACATGAGAGATAA